From Pseudomonas sp. G.S.17, the proteins below share one genomic window:
- a CDS encoding HAMP domain-containing sensor histidine kinase, which produces MFWLKKTERWRSSNSRLIGLYALFFVAWCAVFTGVLYWQISAYLGTVAERTLMQRAHYYQKVDDATLLAELSSNDAYSVPGIDAYGLFEADGRHITGDLLRLRATLPDDGLVHYLERGLSIALPSEETRSSYALRQNRADGRILILARDGGSIAAVGGIIGQALFWGLSLTLIPGLIGWRLLRRRPIRRVEKLQRSTESIVSGNLGERLPLSDRRDELDMLAHAVNTMLEHIEQLMLEVKSVCDGIAHDLRTPLTRLRARLYQLQKLPLEQGYADTLNLALEESESIMSRFQGLLRISELEDTRRRSAFITFAPGLLLQQAHEFYEPLAQEKGQRLILLITDECPTLQGDVSLLFEALVNLIDNAIKFTQAGGEIQLSCVPREHSVHIEVLDNGPGIPIDERNSVTRRLYRGDATRQQPGNGLGLSLVAAIARLHGFGLNIGEGNQGPGTRITLDCPLREVVPEAY; this is translated from the coding sequence ATGTTCTGGTTGAAAAAAACTGAGCGCTGGCGCTCCAGCAATAGCCGCCTGATCGGTTTATATGCGCTGTTTTTTGTGGCGTGGTGCGCGGTATTCACCGGTGTGCTGTATTGGCAGATTTCAGCCTATCTGGGCACTGTCGCCGAACGCACGCTGATGCAGCGTGCGCATTATTACCAGAAGGTGGACGACGCCACACTGCTGGCTGAACTGTCCAGCAACGATGCGTATTCCGTCCCAGGGATCGACGCATATGGCCTGTTCGAAGCGGATGGCAGGCACATCACGGGAGATCTGCTCAGGCTACGCGCGACACTTCCTGACGACGGCCTCGTCCATTATCTGGAGCGTGGTTTGAGTATTGCCCTGCCCAGTGAGGAAACCCGCAGCAGCTACGCACTCAGGCAAAACCGGGCTGACGGCAGGATCTTGATTCTGGCTCGTGACGGGGGTTCGATTGCGGCCGTCGGAGGCATCATCGGGCAGGCTTTGTTCTGGGGACTGTCACTGACCCTGATCCCCGGCCTGATAGGCTGGCGCCTGCTGCGAAGGCGCCCCATTCGCCGGGTGGAGAAATTACAGCGCAGCACTGAAAGCATCGTCTCGGGCAACCTGGGCGAGCGTTTGCCACTTTCTGATCGTCGCGACGAACTGGACATGCTTGCCCATGCCGTAAACACCATGCTTGAGCACATCGAACAACTGATGCTGGAGGTCAAAAGCGTTTGCGATGGTATTGCACACGATTTGCGAACACCGCTGACCCGGCTTCGTGCACGGCTTTATCAATTGCAAAAGTTACCTCTAGAACAGGGCTACGCCGACACGCTGAATCTGGCGCTGGAAGAGAGCGAGTCCATCATGTCCCGATTCCAGGGCCTGCTGCGTATCTCAGAATTGGAAGATACCCGGCGGCGCTCGGCTTTCATCACGTTTGCGCCAGGGCTACTACTACAACAGGCCCACGAATTCTACGAGCCACTGGCCCAGGAAAAAGGCCAGCGGTTGATCCTGCTGATAACGGATGAATGCCCGACACTGCAAGGCGATGTCTCGCTGTTGTTTGAGGCGCTCGTTAATCTTATAGATAACGCGATCAAGTTCACTCAGGCGGGCGGTGAAATCCAGTTGAGCTGCGTGCCAAGGGAGCACAGTGTGCATATCGAAGTGCTCGATAATGGCCCGGGCATCCCCATCGACGAACGCAACAGTGTTACCCGACGCCTGTATCGCGGCGACGCCACGAGACAGCAACCCGGTAACGGGCTCGGCCTCTCGCTCGTCGCGGCCATTGCGCGCCTTCATGGGTTTGGCTTGAACATCGGAGAGGGGAATCAGGGCCCTGGTACCCGGATCACACTGGATTGCCCGCTACGTGAGGTCGTGCCAGAGGCTTATTAA
- a CDS encoding TAXI family TRAP transporter solute-binding subunit has protein sequence MRVTQRFTLLAAAATLAVTSAAQAAPVFINILTGGTSGVYYPIGVALSQIYGEAIPGVKTSVQATKASVENLNLLQSGRGELAFALGDSVADAKNGVEDAGFKTPLTKLRAIAGAYPNYIQIVASKESGIKTLADLKGKTVSVGAPKSGTELNARAIFKAAGLTYEDMGKVQYLPFAESVELIKNRQLDATLQSSGLGMAAIRDLSSVMPLNYVSIPTDVVAKIGNAAYQSAMIPANTYDGQPEAVPTVAITNILVTRDDVPDEVAYQMAKLIFENLTRLGNSHSAAKDIKLENAAKNLPIPLHPGAERYYKEKGVL, from the coding sequence ATGCGAGTAACACAGCGTTTTACCCTTCTGGCCGCCGCGGCCACCCTGGCAGTCACCAGCGCAGCGCAAGCAGCACCGGTGTTTATCAACATACTCACCGGGGGCACCAGCGGGGTTTATTACCCGATTGGGGTTGCCTTGTCGCAAATCTACGGTGAAGCCATACCTGGAGTGAAGACCTCGGTTCAGGCCACCAAGGCATCGGTGGAGAATTTGAACCTGCTGCAGTCCGGGCGTGGTGAGTTGGCCTTTGCCCTCGGTGATTCGGTTGCGGACGCCAAAAATGGAGTGGAAGACGCGGGTTTCAAAACACCGCTTACCAAGTTGCGCGCGATTGCAGGCGCTTATCCCAATTACATTCAAATCGTGGCCAGCAAGGAATCGGGCATCAAGACCCTGGCAGACCTCAAAGGCAAAACTGTATCGGTCGGGGCACCGAAATCAGGCACGGAACTGAACGCACGGGCGATCTTCAAGGCCGCGGGGCTGACCTATGAGGATATGGGCAAGGTTCAATACCTGCCTTTTGCCGAATCTGTCGAGCTGATTAAAAACCGACAACTGGACGCAACCCTGCAATCTTCCGGGCTAGGCATGGCGGCCATACGCGACCTTTCCTCGGTCATGCCGCTGAACTACGTCTCCATCCCCACTGATGTGGTGGCGAAAATTGGTAACGCGGCTTATCAGAGCGCAATGATTCCCGCCAACACCTATGACGGACAGCCAGAGGCAGTCCCGACCGTCGCGATTACCAATATCCTCGTTACCCGTGATGATGTACCCGATGAGGTTGCCTATCAGATGGCCAAGCTGATCTTCGAAAACCTCACACGTCTGGGCAACTCTCACTCTGCGGCTAAAGACATCAAGCTGGAAAATGCAGCCAAAAATCTGCCCATCCCGCTGCATCCAGGTGCCGAGCGTTACTACAAAGAAAAAGGCGTGCTCTAA
- a CDS encoding TRAP transporter permease, translating to MSEDHHGIPANPRDWPKTLFYVALAFSIFQIITAAFAPISSQILRAVHVGFLLWVVFLSYPAYGRNRPWQPLAWVLSLAGIVTALYQWVFEADLIQRSGDLTTSDMVIGLVLIALVFEAARRVMGIALPMICGLFLAYGLLGEYLPGDLAHRGYGFDQIVNQLSFGTEGLYGTPTYVSATYIFLFILFGAFLEQAGMIKLFTDFAMGLFGHKTGGPAKVAVVSSALMGTITGSGIANVVTTGQFTIPLMKRFGYRAAFAGGVEATSSMGSQLMPPVMGAVAFIMAETINVPFVEIAKAALIPAILYFGSVFWMVHLEAKRSNLQGLPKDQCPSALGAVKENWYLLIPLLVLVYLLFSGRTPLFSGMVGLALTAIVILGSAIILRVSSFALRCAFWIALGVLCVGFFQLGIAVIFAVIAVLVAACWFIKGGRDTLTICLHALVDGARHAVPVGIACALVGIIIGVVSLTGVASTFAGYILAIGRDNLLLSLILTMITCLVLGMGIPTIPNYIITSSIAAPALLELGVPLIVSHMFVFYFGILADLTPPVALACFAAAPIAKETGFKISLWAVRIALAGFVIPFMAVYNPALMLQGDNLWMTAYMLIKTTLAVGLWGMASTGYLQQKMPIWERSLSFIAGALLVVALPFTDEIGFALGILVIALHYWRARQTGLAKA from the coding sequence ATGAGTGAAGATCATCACGGCATTCCCGCGAACCCGCGGGACTGGCCAAAAACCTTATTTTATGTGGCGCTGGCGTTTTCGATCTTTCAGATCATCACGGCCGCGTTTGCGCCGATTTCCAGTCAGATCTTGCGCGCCGTACACGTGGGGTTTCTGCTCTGGGTAGTGTTTCTGAGTTATCCGGCTTATGGCAGGAATCGTCCCTGGCAGCCGTTGGCCTGGGTACTTAGCCTGGCCGGTATTGTCACGGCTTTGTATCAGTGGGTATTTGAGGCGGATCTGATTCAGCGCTCGGGCGATCTGACAACCAGCGACATGGTGATCGGGCTGGTCTTGATTGCACTGGTGTTCGAGGCCGCCCGACGGGTAATGGGAATTGCATTACCGATGATCTGTGGCCTGTTCCTGGCCTATGGGTTGTTGGGTGAATACTTGCCCGGCGACCTGGCACACCGAGGGTATGGCTTCGACCAGATCGTCAACCAGCTGTCTTTTGGCACCGAAGGGTTGTACGGCACGCCGACTTACGTGTCCGCCACCTACATCTTTCTGTTTATCCTGTTCGGTGCGTTCCTTGAACAGGCAGGCATGATCAAGCTGTTCACTGATTTCGCCATGGGGCTGTTCGGGCACAAAACCGGGGGGCCAGCCAAGGTAGCGGTAGTTTCGTCGGCACTGATGGGCACCATCACCGGCTCGGGCATCGCCAACGTCGTCACCACCGGGCAGTTCACTATTCCGCTGATGAAGCGCTTCGGCTATCGGGCAGCATTCGCCGGGGGCGTAGAAGCAACCTCCAGCATGGGCAGCCAATTGATGCCGCCGGTGATGGGCGCAGTCGCGTTCATCATGGCCGAAACCATCAACGTCCCTTTTGTGGAAATCGCCAAGGCGGCATTGATCCCCGCCATCCTCTATTTTGGCTCGGTGTTCTGGATGGTTCATCTGGAAGCCAAGCGCTCCAATCTCCAGGGACTCCCCAAAGACCAATGCCCCAGCGCGTTAGGTGCCGTGAAGGAAAACTGGTACCTGCTGATTCCACTATTGGTGCTGGTCTATCTACTGTTTTCCGGGCGCACCCCGCTGTTCTCCGGCATGGTCGGGTTGGCATTGACCGCTATCGTGATCCTCGGCTCGGCGATCATTCTCAGGGTGTCCAGCTTCGCTTTGCGCTGCGCCTTCTGGATTGCGCTTGGCGTGCTGTGCGTCGGTTTCTTCCAGTTGGGGATCGCTGTGATCTTTGCGGTCATAGCGGTTCTGGTGGCGGCGTGCTGGTTCATCAAGGGTGGCCGGGACACCTTGACCATCTGCCTGCACGCGCTGGTCGATGGCGCACGCCACGCCGTACCGGTAGGGATTGCCTGTGCGTTAGTCGGCATCATCATCGGTGTGGTGTCACTGACCGGCGTTGCATCGACCTTCGCTGGCTACATTTTGGCGATTGGCCGGGACAATCTGCTGCTGTCGCTGATCCTGACCATGATCACCTGCCTGGTGTTGGGCATGGGCATCCCGACCATTCCCAACTACATCATCACCAGTTCAATAGCCGCACCGGCCCTGTTGGAGTTGGGGGTTCCACTGATTGTGTCGCACATGTTCGTGTTCTATTTCGGCATCCTTGCAGACCTGACCCCACCGGTCGCCCTCGCCTGCTTTGCCGCTGCGCCGATTGCCAAGGAGACAGGATTCAAGATCAGTCTGTGGGCGGTGCGTATTGCGCTGGCTGGATTCGTCATTCCATTCATGGCGGTCTACAACCCGGCGCTTATGCTGCAAGGTGACAATCTGTGGATGACGGCTTACATGCTGATCAAGACAACACTGGCAGTGGGCCTGTGGGGCATGGCCTCGACCGGGTATCTGCAACAGAAGATGCCAATATGGGAGCGCTCGCTGAGCTTCATCGCCGGGGCTTTACTGGTAGTGGCTCTGCCGTTCACCGATGAGATCGGCTTTGCGCTAGGCATACTGGTCATCGCCCTACACTACTGGCGCGCTCGCCAGACAGGCTTGGCGAAAGCATGA
- a CDS encoding DUF2254 domain-containing protein: MIARWRWLLNQLTKRLWFRASLFSLLGVATALLAVAFKDFIPESLPTRIGADAVDKILGIIASSMLAVTTFSLSTMVTAYGAASSGVTPRATTLVMEDTTTQNALATFIGSFLFSLVGIIALSTGAYGRQGRVLLFAVTIAVVILIVYTLLRWIDHLSKLGRVGETIDRVENVAMEAISSRIQWPCMGASAYPIDGVLAPCAQPVKSRDTGYVQHIDVHALGLIAKEHQLQIYMEILPGSFVHLGLPLAHTVALNNGRVDDQDPLAEKILGAVTLGVRRTFEHDPRFGLSVLSEIASRALSPAVNDPGTAIDVIGRGVRTLTCWGKPQLTTSQIDSDCEQVYLRGLTVDDLFDDFFAPIARDGAALIEVDLRLMKALVSLSQINPGVFHEQCAKHADLLLKRANIALALPEDKDQLSALARQLMV, encoded by the coding sequence ATGATCGCTCGTTGGCGCTGGCTGCTTAATCAACTGACCAAGCGACTGTGGTTCAGAGCCAGCCTGTTTTCGCTGCTCGGTGTGGCAACTGCGCTGCTTGCGGTTGCCTTCAAAGATTTCATTCCCGAGTCGCTGCCGACCCGGATCGGTGCCGACGCTGTCGACAAGATTCTGGGAATCATCGCCTCCAGCATGCTGGCCGTCACCACCTTCTCGCTAAGTACGATGGTGACTGCCTATGGCGCTGCGAGCAGCGGCGTTACGCCACGTGCGACCACGCTGGTGATGGAAGACACCACCACACAAAATGCGCTGGCCACTTTTATTGGCTCATTTCTGTTCAGCTTGGTCGGCATCATTGCGCTCAGCACTGGAGCCTACGGTAGACAAGGCAGAGTGCTGCTGTTTGCCGTAACCATCGCGGTGGTGATCCTGATCGTCTATACGCTTTTGCGCTGGATCGATCATTTGTCCAAGCTCGGGCGTGTAGGCGAAACCATTGACCGTGTCGAGAACGTTGCAATGGAAGCCATCAGCAGCAGGATCCAATGGCCTTGCATGGGCGCATCGGCTTACCCCATCGATGGCGTGCTTGCACCCTGCGCCCAACCGGTAAAAAGTCGCGACACCGGTTACGTGCAGCACATTGACGTGCACGCACTGGGCCTCATCGCCAAAGAGCATCAGCTGCAAATCTATATGGAAATTCTCCCGGGGAGCTTCGTGCACTTGGGTTTGCCACTTGCTCACACAGTGGCCTTGAACAACGGCAGGGTTGACGATCAAGATCCATTGGCTGAAAAAATTCTCGGGGCTGTGACGCTGGGGGTCCGACGAACTTTCGAACACGACCCACGGTTCGGACTTTCGGTGCTTTCCGAAATTGCTTCACGCGCCCTCTCACCAGCAGTCAATGACCCTGGGACGGCCATTGACGTCATTGGACGTGGAGTCAGAACCCTGACGTGTTGGGGCAAACCACAACTCACGACTTCGCAGATAGATTCAGACTGCGAGCAGGTTTACCTGCGTGGCCTGACAGTGGATGACCTGTTCGATGACTTCTTCGCACCGATCGCCAGAGATGGCGCGGCTTTAATCGAAGTGGATCTGCGCTTGATGAAGGCTCTTGTGAGCCTGTCGCAGATAAATCCAGGCGTATTCCACGAGCAATGTGCCAAGCACGCGGATCTGCTGCTCAAACGCGCAAACATCGCGCTTGCGCTGCCGGAAGACAAAGACCAACTCAGCGCACTGGCCCGCCAGTTGATGGTGTAA
- a CDS encoding response regulator transcription factor has translation MNRALVIEDDDVTAQAIIAELSAHGFSTQWANNGREGLAMAIAGGHQVITLDRMLPDYDGLTIVSTLRQLAIQTPVLMISALSDIDERVRGLRSGGDDYLTKPFSMVEMIARVEVLLRDPAPGSTDHCLNFGGLHIGLITQTVTLNGDAIALLPTELKLLTYLMRNAGQLVTRTMLFQEVWGYHFDPGTNIIDVHIGRLRKKIEADGAPAIQTIRGSGYVLVEKN, from the coding sequence ATGAATCGTGCACTGGTCATCGAGGATGACGACGTCACGGCACAGGCGATCATTGCCGAGCTTAGTGCCCATGGTTTCAGTACGCAGTGGGCCAACAACGGACGCGAAGGCCTTGCCATGGCAATCGCCGGTGGCCACCAGGTGATCACCCTGGATCGCATGTTGCCCGACTACGATGGGCTGACCATCGTCAGCACGTTACGTCAGTTGGCAATTCAAACGCCGGTTCTGATGATAAGCGCTTTGTCGGACATCGACGAGCGCGTACGCGGTCTGCGCTCCGGAGGAGACGATTACCTCACCAAACCGTTTTCAATGGTGGAAATGATCGCGCGGGTGGAGGTCCTGCTTAGAGATCCTGCGCCCGGCAGCACCGACCACTGCCTGAACTTTGGCGGCCTGCACATCGGCTTGATAACACAGACCGTGACACTCAACGGCGATGCAATCGCCCTCCTTCCCACCGAGCTCAAGCTCCTGACCTACCTGATGCGTAACGCTGGACAATTGGTCACGCGTACCATGTTGTTTCAGGAAGTATGGGGTTACCACTTCGACCCAGGCACCAACATTATCGACGTGCATATCGGACGTCTGCGCAAAAAAATAGAAGCTGATGGCGCTCCGGCCATCCAGACGATTCGCGGGTCAGGTTATGTTCTGGTTGAAAAAAACTGA
- a CDS encoding substrate-binding domain-containing protein, with translation MRFLFKPVLLSCVLLSPGVSYADDAPQNTPVTLTLLSSSGVMGAVQAIAPEYEKTTGVKLAVKAAPPRGPSPQAIPNRLDRNEQADVVLTVGVVLDKLIAQGQVDKSTRVDLGKSFIAMAVLEGAVKPDIGSMKAFRQTLISADSVAYSGSSGGAYLSHWLFPHMALDQNFKLKSKAVPDEPVGNVVARGEAQLGVQQLSELISIPGIDIVGLIPDKAQQMILYSGGVLKNSSHPAEAMALLDYMESDKGREALEQSGLKPIH, from the coding sequence GTGCGCTTTTTATTCAAACCTGTTTTGTTGTCCTGTGTGTTGTTAAGTCCGGGCGTCAGCTATGCGGATGATGCGCCGCAAAACACACCCGTGACCCTGACGCTTCTCAGTTCCAGTGGCGTCATGGGGGCGGTGCAGGCCATCGCTCCTGAGTACGAAAAAACCACTGGCGTCAAGCTCGCCGTCAAGGCTGCTCCACCCAGAGGACCGAGCCCGCAGGCGATTCCCAATCGCCTTGACCGCAATGAGCAAGCGGATGTGGTACTAACTGTCGGTGTGGTGCTGGACAAGCTTATTGCCCAAGGCCAGGTCGACAAAAGTACACGGGTCGATCTGGGTAAATCATTCATCGCCATGGCTGTGCTTGAAGGTGCCGTCAAGCCCGATATCGGCAGTATGAAGGCGTTTCGCCAGACCTTGATCAGCGCCGATTCGGTAGCTTATTCAGGCAGCTCAGGCGGCGCTTATCTGTCTCACTGGCTCTTCCCGCACATGGCGCTGGATCAGAACTTCAAGCTCAAGAGCAAGGCCGTCCCCGACGAGCCGGTGGGTAACGTCGTGGCCCGTGGTGAGGCTCAGTTGGGCGTTCAGCAGTTGAGTGAACTCATATCGATACCCGGTATTGATATCGTTGGCCTGATTCCTGATAAGGCCCAGCAAATGATTTTGTATTCGGGCGGTGTGTTGAAAAACAGTTCACATCCTGCCGAGGCCATGGCTTTGCTTGACTACATGGAATCGGACAAGGGGCGCGAAGCGCTTGAGCAAAGCGGATTGAAACCCATCCACTAG
- a CDS encoding DUF1850 domain-containing protein, whose product MIGLCLGLAGVVWAQLPISTFTLAWNHTIEKIRWEEDYRVTELGLLLGEARVRGTGAGMDIPQGAQLKNGSWHYHRQLPPLQPLKLGRTPEAGDFELCFDDSCHLMSKWVGAPNARDAAIELWTCTSN is encoded by the coding sequence ATGATCGGCTTGTGTCTGGGCCTTGCCGGTGTGGTCTGGGCCCAACTTCCCATTTCCACCTTTACGCTCGCCTGGAACCACACCATCGAAAAAATCCGCTGGGAGGAAGACTATCGCGTCACCGAGCTGGGCCTGTTGTTGGGGGAGGCCCGAGTTCGGGGCACTGGCGCGGGCATGGATATACCACAAGGCGCTCAGCTCAAAAATGGCAGTTGGCATTACCACCGTCAGTTGCCCCCCCTGCAACCTCTGAAGCTTGGGCGAACGCCGGAAGCTGGCGACTTCGAGCTGTGCTTCGATGACTCCTGCCATTTGATGAGCAAATGGGTCGGAGCACCCAATGCCCGTGACGCGGCCATAGAGCTTTGGACCTGTACGTCAAACTGA
- a CDS encoding FAD-binding oxidoreductase, producing MSHLSKALIQALEQVVGQAGLIHDAERMQSYLSDWRNAYRGQAALVVRPASTAEVAEVVRLCREAGVALVPQGGNTGLCGGSIPDDSGTQVVLSLTRMTAIRAIDPANETITVEAGVILQRLQEAAAEVGRLFPLSLGAEGSCTVGGNLATNAGGTAVLRYGNMRDLTLGLEVVLADGRVWDGLRGLRKDNTGYDLKHLFIGSEGTLGIITAAVLKLFPAVRSLTTAWVALPSPQAAVDLIGRMRTLCGDRLTGFELMSRQSVEFVLQHVAGCNDLFNEVHPWYVLIELSDTLIDAPLAQMLENGLSEALEQGEALDAVVASNETQVAGLWALREGISEAQNHEGPSLKHDISVPVSSIPAFIETTDRKLLEAFPGVRIVAYGHVGDGNLHYNISKPIGAQDAPFKAQAEAIMHVIYDATVAFAGSISAEHGLGQAKRDAALRYKAPLELELMRTLKQALDPAGLMNPGKLL from the coding sequence ATGAGCCATTTGAGTAAAGCACTGATACAGGCACTCGAGCAGGTGGTCGGCCAGGCTGGCCTGATCCACGATGCCGAGCGCATGCAGAGCTATCTGAGTGACTGGCGCAACGCCTATCGCGGCCAAGCTGCGCTGGTGGTGCGTCCAGCCAGTACCGCCGAGGTCGCTGAGGTCGTACGTTTGTGTCGTGAGGCTGGTGTCGCCCTGGTGCCCCAAGGTGGTAATACCGGCCTGTGCGGCGGCTCGATTCCGGACGACTCAGGCACTCAGGTCGTACTGTCGCTGACGCGGATGACCGCTATCCGCGCCATCGACCCGGCCAATGAAACTATTACGGTAGAGGCTGGAGTGATCCTGCAGCGGTTGCAGGAGGCCGCTGCTGAGGTGGGGCGCCTCTTCCCTCTGTCGCTTGGCGCCGAAGGTAGTTGCACCGTCGGCGGCAACCTGGCAACCAACGCTGGCGGAACTGCTGTATTACGCTACGGCAACATGCGCGACCTTACCCTGGGGCTCGAAGTGGTGCTCGCGGATGGGCGAGTGTGGGATGGTTTGCGCGGTCTGCGTAAAGATAATACCGGCTATGACCTCAAGCACTTGTTCATCGGTTCGGAGGGTACTTTGGGGATCATTACTGCCGCAGTGCTCAAGCTGTTCCCTGCCGTGCGCAGCCTGACCACTGCCTGGGTGGCGTTGCCAAGCCCACAGGCGGCGGTCGACCTGATCGGTCGTATGCGCACGTTGTGTGGCGACCGCCTGACGGGCTTTGAATTGATGTCCCGACAAAGTGTGGAGTTCGTTTTACAGCACGTGGCCGGTTGCAACGACCTGTTCAACGAAGTCCACCCTTGGTACGTATTGATCGAACTCAGCGATACGCTGATTGATGCGCCGCTGGCCCAAATGCTGGAAAACGGCCTGAGCGAAGCCTTGGAACAAGGCGAGGCGCTCGACGCTGTGGTCGCCAGCAACGAGACACAGGTCGCGGGGCTGTGGGCGTTACGCGAAGGCATATCCGAAGCCCAGAACCATGAAGGCCCGAGCCTGAAACACGATATCAGCGTGCCTGTCAGCAGCATTCCGGCGTTCATCGAAACGACTGACCGTAAGCTTCTGGAAGCTTTTCCGGGCGTGCGTATCGTCGCTTACGGGCACGTGGGCGACGGCAACCTGCATTACAACATCAGCAAACCGATCGGCGCGCAGGACGCCCCTTTCAAGGCGCAAGCCGAAGCGATCATGCACGTTATTTACGACGCGACTGTAGCCTTTGCGGGCAGCATCAGCGCCGAGCATGGCCTCGGCCAGGCCAAACGCGATGCCGCCCTGCGCTACAAGGCGCCCCTGGAGTTGGAATTGATGCGAACCCTCAAACAGGCGCTGGACCCTGCCGGCTTGATGAACCCCGGCAAGCTGCTGTAA
- the nhaA gene encoding Na+/H+ antiporter NhaA, which yields MSEKNSASPAIPRPQVLTERAFSALERFSHIEAVSGIVLLLAALAALIWANSPVADSYEHFWNTQITLGLGDFSVSRSLHFLVNDGLMTIFFLVVGAEIRQEIKDGALANMKLATLPLGAALGGVMMPAIIYTLLNHGSEASAGWAVPTATDIAFAVGVLALLGKSIPSGVRILLLALAIIDDIVAILIIAIFYTASLDYLGLVVALGGLALVLVLQRMGIGKAYAYVVPGAIVWFGLLKTGVHPTLAGVILGLMTPVNSKPTTERPLETIGRTFHELMDRFSQAKDNPQAVAEPLKQLRLAQREVLPPVQRIQVGLHPWVAFGVMPLFALANAGVSFAGANLDEALSQKVFVGVMLALVLGKPLGVMLASVALVKLNICKLPDGVTWSGVGLVGLLAGIGFTMSIFIASLAFADPALLSSAKLSVLAASSVAAVIGLIWGKMTFHKRSVSASSSPD from the coding sequence GTGTCTGAAAAAAACTCCGCCTCACCTGCCATCCCTCGTCCTCAGGTTTTAACCGAACGTGCGTTCTCAGCATTGGAGCGGTTCTCCCACATTGAAGCGGTCAGCGGCATTGTCCTTCTGCTTGCTGCCCTGGCGGCGCTGATTTGGGCCAACAGTCCAGTTGCCGATTCCTACGAGCATTTCTGGAATACGCAGATCACCTTGGGGTTGGGCGATTTTAGCGTCTCTCGCTCACTGCATTTTCTGGTCAACGACGGCTTGATGACGATCTTCTTCTTGGTGGTTGGTGCTGAAATACGTCAGGAGATCAAGGACGGTGCACTGGCAAATATGAAACTTGCGACGTTGCCGTTAGGGGCGGCGCTGGGCGGTGTCATGATGCCGGCAATCATTTACACGCTGCTCAATCACGGCAGCGAGGCGAGTGCTGGCTGGGCTGTGCCTACCGCGACCGACATCGCGTTTGCTGTCGGGGTACTCGCACTGTTGGGCAAATCGATCCCAAGTGGCGTACGCATTCTGCTGTTGGCACTGGCAATTATCGATGACATTGTGGCCATTTTGATCATCGCGATTTTCTACACCGCTAGCCTTGATTATCTTGGGCTGGTCGTCGCCTTGGGCGGTTTGGCACTGGTATTGGTTTTACAGCGAATGGGTATTGGCAAGGCGTATGCCTACGTTGTGCCCGGCGCGATTGTCTGGTTTGGCCTGCTGAAAACCGGGGTTCATCCAACACTGGCGGGTGTGATACTCGGGCTCATGACGCCGGTGAACTCCAAGCCGACAACGGAGCGTCCACTGGAAACAATCGGACGGACTTTTCATGAGTTGATGGATCGCTTTTCTCAGGCCAAAGACAACCCGCAGGCCGTAGCTGAACCGCTTAAGCAATTGCGCCTCGCCCAGCGTGAAGTGCTGCCTCCCGTACAGCGAATCCAGGTTGGGTTGCACCCATGGGTGGCGTTTGGCGTCATGCCACTGTTCGCTCTGGCTAACGCAGGGGTGAGCTTCGCGGGCGCCAACCTCGACGAGGCACTTTCACAGAAAGTGTTCGTGGGCGTGATGTTGGCGTTGGTGCTTGGCAAGCCGCTGGGCGTCATGCTGGCCAGCGTGGCGCTGGTCAAACTGAACATTTGCAAGTTACCCGATGGCGTGACGTGGAGTGGGGTAGGGCTGGTTGGGCTGTTGGCCGGGATTGGCTTCACCATGTCTATCTTCATTGCATCGTTGGCGTTTGCCGATCCTGCATTACTGTCATCCGCCAAACTCAGTGTGCTGGCAGCCTCATCTGTTGCTGCGGTCATCGGGTTGATCTGGGGGAAAATGACGTTCCATAAACGGAGCGTGAGCGCGTCATCTTCCCCTGATTGA